One stretch of Miscanthus floridulus cultivar M001 chromosome 18, ASM1932011v1, whole genome shotgun sequence DNA includes these proteins:
- the LOC136524382 gene encoding uncharacterized protein yields MAFPNYTYLKLKMSGTNDIIAMGSAFSHTFMCDHEHFKLATTVINSSDLLRLRESSTPVVLDCNKPTSSVAFHPLKETKAVGINPTDPIKTVQIRTQLSAK; encoded by the coding sequence atggcgttccccaactacacctacctcaagctgaagatgtcaggAACGAACGACATCATCGCCATGGGCAGTGCCTTCTCGCACACCTTCATGTGCGACCATGAGCATTTCAAGCTCGCCACCaccgtcatcaactcatctgaccTCCTGCGACTcagggagtcatcgaccccagtaGTCCTGGACTGTAATAAACCAACCTCCTCGGTGGCCTTCCAcccactcaaggaaaccaaggcggtgggaatcaaCCCCACTGACCCTATCAAGACAGTGCAGATCAGGACCCAGCTCTCGGCCAAATAA